GTATTCCATGGACTGGCGCCATGACGCGGTATGCCGCGAAGAGGACCCGGAGATCTTCTTTCCGGTCGGCAACACCGGCCCCGCGCTCCTGCAGATCGAGGAGGCCAAGGCCGTCTGCCGCCGCTGCCCGGTGATGGGGCAGTGCCTGCAGTGGGCGCTCGAATCCCGGCAGGACGCGGGTGTCTGGGGCGGGATGAGTGAGGACG
This portion of the Streptomyces caniferus genome encodes:
- a CDS encoding WhiB family transcriptional regulator, translated to MDWRHDAVCREEDPEIFFPVGNTGPALLQIEEAKAVCRRCPVMGQCLQWALESRQDAGVWGGMSEDERRAMRRRAARNRVRSASV